From the genome of Streptomyces xanthophaeus:
GATCCGGGCCAGGTCCTCCTGGTGCGCCCGCACGCTGTGGTAGCCCTCGTCGTCGGGCAGGTGGACGTCGGTCCACAGGAACCCGCGCCGCTCCAGGTCGACGAGGAGCGGCACGTGGATCCGGGAGTTGCCGACCAGGTCGTAGCGCTGGCGCACGGTCCGCGGGTCGTAGCGGGCGCAGCGGCCGGAGCGGGTGGGCAGGGCCATGAACCCGGCGAAGGCATCGGGCAGCAGCTCGAAGGGGATGTTGTTGAAGCTGAAGACGACCGGCATGGCGAAGCGCACACCGGAGTCGGCCAGGGCGTCCAGGTCGATGTCCACGTACTCGCTCGCCCCGTGGGGCGCCGGTGCCGAGACCAGGTCGCCGGAGTGGACGACGGCCCGCTCACCGTGGACGAGGTGCGTGTAGTCGCACAGGCCCGCGAAGTTCCAGTCGGCGTCGAACAGCACCACCGACAGGTCCAGGTCCACGCGCTTGCGCGCCGGCTCCATCCAGTGCAGGAACATGCGCAGCACCTCGCCGTCCGGCAGCGCCTGGAAACTGCCCTTGGGGACGGTGACCAGCGCCTTGGCCGCCGCCCGCTCGGCGGAGGGGACGTGGAGGTGGGCGAGGCGGGAGTCGAGGACCGCCAGGTCGTAGGGGTCGGCCGTGGCGAGCCGGCGCAGCACCTCGGCCTCGAACAGCCCGCACACCGCAGCGGTCACCGCCTCGGCCAGCGGGGCCCGGTCGTCATCGACGGTGAAGGAGTGCGCGACCTGTCCCCGCGGGAAGAACACCCGCCGGGTCCCGGGCCGATGGCGGATCCGCAGCCGTCCGAGCGCCGACAGCACGGGCCCCGGCCCTGCCTTCGGCAGCCGCCGCGCCAGTACCTCGGCGACCTGCGGCGCCAGGGTGTCGGCCGCGTACAGCCGCAGCAGGTGGTCCAGGCGCCGGACGAGTTCACCGGGGCGTTCGGCCAGTACGGCCAGGGCCCGGTCCGGATCCCCGCCGCGCAGGGCCTCCTCGGCGCGGCCCAGCCAGGTGGCCGCCCGGATGCGCGAGCCGTCGATCCGTACCGCGTGCGGGTGCGCGGCCGCGGTGGCGAGCAGCGCGGCGCCGAGGGCGGTACCGGTGGTGTCGGTGCCCCGCAGCACGGCGAACGCGAGGGCGGCGCGCGGGTGGCGGGCGTACTGCTCGAAGGGGTGCAGGATCTCGGCAGCCCGCTTCCACAGGTCCTCGTGGCGCAGTACGTCCTCGACGAGCAGCGCCGGATCGAGCCCGTCCAGGACGGCGAGCAGGTCGCGCCGCAGCGGGCGCGGCAGGGAGCGCAGGCGCGGGGGTTCCAGGAGGTCGGCCTCTCCGCCGGACCACACGGCGAGCAGCCGCAGCACGTCGGTGGCGGTGGTGAGCCGCTCGGGCAGCAGGGCCCGTACGGTCTCCCGCGTGCGGCGCTCGCGCAGCAGGGTGCCCAGCACCAGGGCCTTGGTCTCCCGCACCGGGACGGCGTCCGGGAGCCAGTCCAGGCCGGCCGGCACATGGGCGAGGAGTACCCGGGCCTCCTCGGTGTCCTGCGGCGAGAGCGGGGTACGGCGGGCGAGGAGCTTGCCGAGGGCGGTGACGGAGTCGGCCGCGCGGTCGGTGCCGAAGGCCAGCAGTCGCAGCGGACCGCCCCCGGAGGGGACCTCCCCCGGGCCCGGGGACGGCAGGATGAACGGATCGTCGGCATCGACGCGGCGGTGGCAGATCGGGCAGCCGGTGTAGTCCTCGCCGTCCCAGCAGGTCCGGCAGACCAGATGGGCGCACGGCGCGACGGGATGGACGCTGCCGACGGTCGCGCACAGCACGCACGGCTGCTCCGGCCACTGCAGGAGCAGGGTCACGACGCGGTCGATCCACAGCGCGTGGGTGTCGTCGGGCACCGAGGCCGGGAACGAGCGGAACAGCGGCATGTGGGTGCGGTCCGCACCCAGCAGGATGTCGATGTCCCCGATCAACTGCGTGCCGGCGGCGGCGAGTCCGGTGGGTCCCAGCCAGGCGAGTGCCGAACGCAGCGGGCCCGTCAGGGCGTAGCCCCGGTCGAGCAGTTCGGCCTCCAGGGCCGTCAGGCCCTGGGTCGTCGACGGGTCGCCGGGGCGCGGCCCGGCCTGGTCGACGTAGACGGTGTGCAGACGGCGCAACAGGACGGTCGACAGCTCGGGCAAAGGGGGGAGTCCTCCGGAACCGGAAAGGGAGAGTGGGCGGGGGCGGAGAGGGGACGCGCTGCGGTTTTCGGAGGAAGATGAGAAGGAAGCACGTCGCGGAGCCGCCCCCGCGCCGCAGATACAACCACGGGCCCGGGAGCGCGCCAAGTGATTTATCGCGGCGGGTCCGTGCCGTCCGTGCCGTCCGCGCCGGCCGCCGCGTCCGGTGCGAGCAGGGCGTGCACCAGGGCCCGTACGGACAGCAGGAACAGCCGGTCAGGGTCCGCCGGGCGGGCCAGGGCACGGGCGAGGGCCGGGTCGTGGGGGGCCGCGGCCGGGTCCCAGAGCTCGCTCTCGGCCGGGGACTGCGCGGGGGAGCGCTCGCGGTTGCGCTCGACGAGCAGGTACCCGACGACCTGGAACTGGACGGCGCGGACCGCGTCCGCCGCCCGGGCGCCGCGCAGCCCGGCGGCGTGCACCTCGTGGACGAGTGCCTGCTGGGCGGGCAGGAACATCCGCTCGGTCAGCCCGCGTTCGTGGACCATCGCGATCAGGTGCGGACGTGTCCGCAGTTCGCGGCGCAGGATCCGGGCCACCGCCAGGATCCGGTCGGCCGGGGTGCGGCCGGTGGGCCGGATCGCGCCCATCTCCTCCACGGTCCGCCGGACGAGGGCGTCGAGCAGCGATTCACGGTTGCCGACGTGCCAGTAGATGGACGTCACGGCGGTGCCCAGCTCGGCGGCGAGCCCCCGCATGGTGAGCGCGGCCGGACCGTGCCGCATGACCAGGGACGCGGCGGCGTCCAGCACCTCGTCGCGGGTGAGCGCGGTTCTGGCCACGATGTCTCCACCAATCTGTCGGATCGTCAATTCTGGTCCGTGCAGGGGTCTTTACCCTTCATCGGTGGCGGTGTAACTGTGTTACAGAACCGACTCCCCCCGAGCCGAGGGATGGTGCGAGACATGGCACGCGTACGGTACGGAGCGCGGACAGAAGCCGAGATCGCGGCGTCGCGCGAGAAGAGTTCCAAGCTCCCCGACATCTGGTCCACCGGCGTCGTCGCCGTCTGGGAGACCGACCCCGACGTGGTCGCGGCGGTCCTGCCGCCGCCGCTCAAACCGGCCGACCGGCCCCTGGTGCGGGCCAACATCAGCAAGGTCGACCTGCCCGGCTATCCGCTCGGCGCGGGCTCCGTGGCCGTCGCCGCCCAGCACGGCGGGACCGAGGGCTGGTACCCCCTCGTCATGCCGATGACCCTGGAGCGCGCCCTGACCGGTGGCCGTGAGGTCTTCGGCGAGCCGAAGAAGCTGGGCGAGGTCACCGTGGAGCGCGACGGCCTCGTCGTACGGGCCGCTCTCGCCCGGCACGGGATCGCCTTCGTCGAGGTGCGCGGGGCGGTGGACCGCCCACTGCCGCTGCCCGAGCCCACCCGGAAGACCGACTTCTACTTCAAGTTCCTGCCCGCCGTGGACGGTTCGGGCTTCGACGTGGACCCGGTGCTCGTGCACTGCACGCGCAACGAGAAGGTCCGCAAGCTGGAGCACGTCACCGGGGACATCGTGCTGCGGGAGTCGATGTTCGACCCGGTCGCCGACCTTCCCGTCCGCCGGATCGTGGAGATCACCATCGGCGAGAAGACCACCGACCAGAAGGGCCGGGTCGTCGAGCGGGTCAGCGCCCAGGCCCTGCTCCCGTACATCCACCAGCGCTACGACGACCCCATGCAGATTCTCGACGGACCGCCCGAGGGGAGTGTGTGACATGCGGCTCGAACGAGGACAGGTGGCCGTGGTCACCGGAGCCGCCGGCGGCATCGGCCTCGCCATGGCCCGCCGCTTCGCCGCCGAGGGACTGAAGGTGGTCCTCGCCGACGTCGAGGAGGGCGCCCTGCGCAAGGCCGCCGACGAACTCACCGCGGACGGGTCCCAGGTGCTCGCCAGAGTGGCCGACGTCAGCGACCGCGACTCCGTGGGCGCACTGGCCGACGCCGCCTACGAGACCTTCGGCGCCGTGCACGTGCTCTGCAACAACGCGGGCGTCGGCTCCGGCGCCGAGGGCCGGATGTGGGAGCACGAGCCCAACGACTGGAAGTGGGCCTTCTCCGTCAACGTGTGGGGCGTCTTCCACGGCATCCAGGCCTTCGTCCCCCGCATGATCGCGGGCGGCGCGCCCGGCCACGTCGTCAACACCTCCTCCGGTGACGGCGGCATCGCCCCGCTGCCCACCGCCTCCGTCTACGCCGTCACCAAGGCGGCCGTGGTCACCATGACCGAGTCGCTCTACGCCCACCTCAAGGCGGAGGGCGCCGCCGTCGGGGCCTCCGTCCTCTTCCCCGGACCGCACATGCTGCGCACCGGACTGTGGGAGTCGCACCGCAACCGGCCCGAGCGGTACGCGAAGGAGCGCCCGCGCAAGGCCCCGTACCGCAGCCTCGACCAGTACGAGGCGGCGATGAGGAAGGCCGGCCACGAGGTGGAATTCACCCCGGTCGAGGAGGTCGCCGAGCACGTCGTCGACGGCATCCGCGCCGACCGCTTCTGGATGCTCCCGGCGAGCGAGCACAGCGACCGGCAGATCCGTGCCCGGTCGCAGTCGATGCTCGACCGGAGCAACCCCGGCTACCTGGAAAGCTTCATCCTCGACTGAGGGGCGTCTGTGGTGAGTACGAACGAAGACCGGACCGAAGACCGGGCCGAAGACCGGACCGAAGACCCGTACCTGATCATCTCCTCCGACTGCCACGCGGGCCTGCCCACCGAGCAGTACCGGCCCTACCTGGATTCCCGCTTCCACCCCCAGTTCGACGAGTTCCTCGGCGAACGCGATGCCCGCCGGGCGGAGGCCACCCGCCTCGGCGTCCGCAACGAGGCCTTCGCCGAGAAGTGGTTCCACGACCACGAGGAAGGCCTCAAGGGAGGCTGGGACACCGGGCAGCGGCTGAAGGAACTCGACGGCGACGGCGTGGCCGCCGAGGTCGTCTTCCCCGACGCGGACGCCGTCGACAGCCAGACCGCCGCCCCCTTCGGCGTCGGCCTCGGCCTCTCCGGCGACCAGGACCCCGAGCTCGGCATGGCGGGCGCGCAGGCGCACAACCGCTGGCTCGCCGAGTTCGTCGGGCAGCACCCGGAACGCCACTGCGGGGTCGCCCTGCTCCCCATCACCGGCGAGCCCTCGAAGGTCGTGGCGGAGATCCACCGGGCCAAGGCGTCCGGGCTGGGCGCGCTGATGATCCCCGCGATGTGGGTCGACAAGGCGCCCTACCACGACCGCCGCTACGACCCCGTCTGGGCCGCGGCCGCCGAGACGCAGATGCCGATCGTCACCCACTCCGGGTCCTCGCCGCGCCACGAGTACGGCGACCACCTGGGCATCTTCGTCTCCGAGGTCACCTGGTGGCCGGCCCGCCCGCTGTGGTTCCTGCTCTGGTCGGGGGTCTTCGAGCGCCACCCCGGCCTGAAGTTCGGTGTGGCCGAGGCGGGCTGCTGGTGGCTGCCGAACCAGCTGTGGTTCATGGACCGGCTCTACCTCGGCGCGCACGGCGGCAAGAAGCTCTCGCCGTTCGAGGAGCTGAAGCGGCCGCCCAGCGAGTACCTGGACCGCCAGGTCTTCATCTGCGCGACGAACACCAAGCGCCGGGAGCTCGCGCAGCGGTACGAGATCGGCGTGGACAACATCCTGTGGGGCTCGGACTTCCCGCACCCCGAGGGCACCTGGCCGAACACCCGGGCCTGGCTGAAGAACACCTTCCACGACATCCCGGTC
Proteins encoded in this window:
- a CDS encoding MXAN_6230/SCO0854 family RING domain-containing protein, which produces MPELSTVLLRRLHTVYVDQAGPRPGDPSTTQGLTALEAELLDRGYALTGPLRSALAWLGPTGLAAAGTQLIGDIDILLGADRTHMPLFRSFPASVPDDTHALWIDRVVTLLLQWPEQPCVLCATVGSVHPVAPCAHLVCRTCWDGEDYTGCPICHRRVDADDPFILPSPGPGEVPSGGGPLRLLAFGTDRAADSVTALGKLLARRTPLSPQDTEEARVLLAHVPAGLDWLPDAVPVRETKALVLGTLLRERRTRETVRALLPERLTTATDVLRLLAVWSGGEADLLEPPRLRSLPRPLRRDLLAVLDGLDPALLVEDVLRHEDLWKRAAEILHPFEQYARHPRAALAFAVLRGTDTTGTALGAALLATAAAHPHAVRIDGSRIRAATWLGRAEEALRGGDPDRALAVLAERPGELVRRLDHLLRLYAADTLAPQVAEVLARRLPKAGPGPVLSALGRLRIRHRPGTRRVFFPRGQVAHSFTVDDDRAPLAEAVTAAVCGLFEAEVLRRLATADPYDLAVLDSRLAHLHVPSAERAAAKALVTVPKGSFQALPDGEVLRMFLHWMEPARKRVDLDLSVVLFDADWNFAGLCDYTHLVHGERAVVHSGDLVSAPAPHGASEYVDIDLDALADSGVRFAMPVVFSFNNIPFELLPDAFAGFMALPTRSGRCARYDPRTVRQRYDLVGNSRIHVPLLVDLERRGFLWTDVHLPDDEGYHSVRAHQEDLARIGRDLFQYFSTGRTTLWELAGWHAAARCREVAVLRRTPRPSDPDELWTYRRGSGEDTAAFAARLVGLRDPDGVLASAEVEALAGTAASGRSVFLALVDGEVAPAGASGSVYRLLPGPVDGCGLEQLAAGDLVAALG
- a CDS encoding TetR/AcrR family transcriptional regulator produces the protein MARTALTRDEVLDAAASLVMRHGPAALTMRGLAAELGTAVTSIYWHVGNRESLLDALVRRTVEEMGAIRPTGRTPADRILAVARILRRELRTRPHLIAMVHERGLTERMFLPAQQALVHEVHAAGLRGARAADAVRAVQFQVVGYLLVERNRERSPAQSPAESELWDPAAAPHDPALARALARPADPDRLFLLSVRALVHALLAPDAAAGADGTDGTDPPR
- a CDS encoding acetoacetate decarboxylase family protein, with product MARVRYGARTEAEIAASREKSSKLPDIWSTGVVAVWETDPDVVAAVLPPPLKPADRPLVRANISKVDLPGYPLGAGSVAVAAQHGGTEGWYPLVMPMTLERALTGGREVFGEPKKLGEVTVERDGLVVRAALARHGIAFVEVRGAVDRPLPLPEPTRKTDFYFKFLPAVDGSGFDVDPVLVHCTRNEKVRKLEHVTGDIVLRESMFDPVADLPVRRIVEITIGEKTTDQKGRVVERVSAQALLPYIHQRYDDPMQILDGPPEGSV
- a CDS encoding SDR family NAD(P)-dependent oxidoreductase → MRLERGQVAVVTGAAGGIGLAMARRFAAEGLKVVLADVEEGALRKAADELTADGSQVLARVADVSDRDSVGALADAAYETFGAVHVLCNNAGVGSGAEGRMWEHEPNDWKWAFSVNVWGVFHGIQAFVPRMIAGGAPGHVVNTSSGDGGIAPLPTASVYAVTKAAVVTMTESLYAHLKAEGAAVGASVLFPGPHMLRTGLWESHRNRPERYAKERPRKAPYRSLDQYEAAMRKAGHEVEFTPVEEVAEHVVDGIRADRFWMLPASEHSDRQIRARSQSMLDRSNPGYLESFILD
- a CDS encoding amidohydrolase family protein, with amino-acid sequence MSTNEDRTEDRAEDRTEDPYLIISSDCHAGLPTEQYRPYLDSRFHPQFDEFLGERDARRAEATRLGVRNEAFAEKWFHDHEEGLKGGWDTGQRLKELDGDGVAAEVVFPDADAVDSQTAAPFGVGLGLSGDQDPELGMAGAQAHNRWLAEFVGQHPERHCGVALLPITGEPSKVVAEIHRAKASGLGALMIPAMWVDKAPYHDRRYDPVWAAAAETQMPIVTHSGSSPRHEYGDHLGIFVSEVTWWPARPLWFLLWSGVFERHPGLKFGVAEAGCWWLPNQLWFMDRLYLGAHGGKKLSPFEELKRPPSEYLDRQVFICATNTKRRELAQRYEIGVDNILWGSDFPHPEGTWPNTRAWLKNTFHDIPVAETRRMLGLAAAEVFGFDTAKLAPIARRIGPTPAELGQSPDQAAVEASWARSREVGRHWLTDNDFPVLGVNP